The genomic segment AATGTTCCATTTTGCTACATCTTCCAATCAGAtaatacttttaaaaatattataatgatcGATTCAATCATATGACATTATTTAATATTCTCTCTTTATAATATAACGAAaaaaaatgcctctaatatagaTTATGAACTCAACTAAGAAAATGATGATAATATTTAATGAGGAAGTTATAACCAACGGATCACTGTCTGTGTATGATAATTATAAAATGTAAAATGAAACTCAGTACTGCTCAGGTTCTTCGTCTTTGGTGATAAACTTCCTCTTCCCATCCTTCTTCGCCTCTCCATCTCCTCCCCCTAACAAATAATTGGAACCCAACTTtacattcaaataaaaaataacacgAGAAATAATTTGATTCAAGAAACTGTGCATGAATAGATCAAgctgtatacatatatatcgtATATTTATGACCAAACCTAAATTTGCAGAAAACCGAAATCGCTGCAATTTCCCCTTCTTCCAGGAGAAAGGATCGTGGGTGGTTTTGAAGGGACGCGAAAATGGTTTAGCCGGCGGAGTAAACTGGGGGGTCATTAGAGTAGAGCATACTGCAGCCGCCATTGATTCTGCTGCCATTATATATTTCAAGAAACTGTGCACAGAAAgaccaaataaaatatttgtatttCGATTGTTTGAATTGTGGGGAACTAGATGGGAGGATATTGGATTTTGATTATATGGAGTTTTATTGGTTTTTCTCTGGTTTGGAAATGAGAGGAGATCTTCCACCTTGACATTCACCTTATCCAAAAGCAAAATCTGTCTGCTTATGTGTCCAATTCCTGACCATCCGCATTCGTTGGGTGTTTAAATACCCACCGACTCATCAAAAAGTATGAGGTCCACTGTCACATAATCATTATAACAATATATCTCTTTTAACcacattttttttaacattcaaACTCATTATTTATGGGTGTCACTggcacatactcattataacAATATATCTCTTTTACTCACATTCTTTTAAACAttcaaattcattaattaaatgtttaaaataaaaaataaaaaaataaaatatatacaatgatttacaaataaaaacaaattttgaatgaaaattaaaaaaaaattatttttttaaaaaaaaccgaaattcaaaatttgaaaacaaaattaaaataattcaaaacaagtGGGGCCTGTGTGTAAGCAAATCAGAGACGTTTTTGAAAATCTGTCACTAATAGCGACGATTTTAATCTTTACAAACTTAGATCTCACATCCGATTCAAATATACTAATATTCttattctttaaaaatattaattacaaacagtttttagaaattataaaataaattataaattgatTTGGAGGGCTCTCAACGTCTAGCATAAGGAGCTCCCTCTCATGACAGCTCCCATTGAGGATAAGGCAATAGTTCGTGTGAGCTGGTtttacgagtcgtattttgtaagacggattttttatttgggtcatccatgaaaaaatattattttttatgctaagaatattattttttattgtgaatatcgataaggttgacccgtctcacagataaatatttgtgAGACCATTTCACAAGGAATAATCTGACTGCGTGTTTTCATTCTTTGAAGGCAAAGTCGGGTTAATGCATCAAATCGTTCATATTCATTTACTGCATCATTCATTGGCTATGCGATCCAACAAAAATACTCGTGGAATAAATATTGATTATTGGATACGTGTTTAAACAATTTCACAAGACGATATATAACTTAAACGACATGTATGTCCAAAAGAATTGAATACACTTGTTAATTGGATGAATTCTAGTTTCTTTCTTGTCATTAGTTTTGGTGGAAAATTGGGCAAATTTTAATCTAATTATTCATCGAAATAAGTATTTCAAATACTTCAATATGATATAATTTTGAAATCTATTGCAATAACTTAAAAAAATAGCTTAAAATATTGTTTAGAGATTATAatctattattaaaaaaaattgtactaGTAAACTCAATTGATTTATAAACAACTTTGATTTTATTAATCCAAATGTGCCATTAGATTTGTCATTGGCTTTATTTGATATAGATTTAATCCTAACATATTCTTGTACAAAAGAAATGGAGAGTTTGATGTAATGTTTATTATATAATAGTGCATCATCGTATTTGTTGGGTTTTTGTACGGTTTTTTTAgagttaatttgatttatacataAATAGAGTTAATATTATGATTATAAAATGATCAGGAatcataatattatttaaaataattatatttaattagtggtcatattataattataaaaattaatgaaaaattatactgtaatttgaaataataaaataaaaaattataatgaatAGAATTTCTCGATAGTATAAAGATCCTTAAAAATGTAGAGAATTCATCCTAGTGGAGACAATAAATACGCATAAGTCGAGGGGGCGGGGACAAACAACAGCGCCTGCACTTGAACCGGGTGTTTTTGCCGTTACAATTATAGTTTCCGACAATCCCCACAAAGATCCCTAATTCGATAAGATTTCACCGAATGGGACGTTCGCGAGCTGCTGTTCACGCCGCCGATGAGGATTCTGGCCAGAGGTTAGAACCAATGTGTTAAATTGCTCGAATTTTCTTGATCGGGATTGTATTCAAGATGttatttgcattttttttaaaattgctgGCTAGTTCAAGTTGATAACTACTGAATATGATTAAGGTACTAGAACTTTATTATTGGGCTTGATGTACAGTTTCGAGCTTGCTGAGAGAAGTTAACCTTGATGAAGAAAGTGGGACCTATAGTTACTAAGTTATCCGATTTCGAGCTTTGCATGTCTTAAAATGATGGATTAAGATTAGCTGAGAAAATTGAACAAAGGCAAGTTTCCAACTTTATTTAGGACTCCAGAGGCATACTGATTCCAAGATTGAGAACTTGGAGAAGCATTATATTGAATGTTTATCTATACACGCCTAAATACATTCACACGCCTGCAATTTTATGTGAGGGAAAAGCGCATGACTATATGAAGGACGAGTCTTGCATGTGAGCGTgataaatttaaatctttttgCTTCTCAAAATGGGTGGTTCTCTAACACATAAACAAGAAATACGATTTTTCTCTTTCTTTAGTGAATAACTGTTCGCTAATAATTATCGTTTCCATTGGATCTTCAGTCGGTCAAAGAGAAAGCGGACCACTCAAAATGTGGAGAATGTAGAAACTATGGCTTCTGGTATGGATATAATGCGTGAGCTTATTTTCCATATGTTAGAATTATGGTGttatgagttttaaattttGGTAATTTGTTTACCGACAAGTTTCAGGAATGACTAATGGAAAGAAAGCTTTATACCACTGTAACTACTGCAACAAAGACATTTCAGGGAAGATTCGCATCAAGTGTGTAATATGTTCTGATTTCGACCTTTGTATTGAATGCTTTTCTGTTGGAGCAGAGGTCTATCCTCATAAAAGCGGTCATCCTTATAGAGTGATGGTTAGTAATAACCTTCTTGAAAATCTTGTCTTATCTCAGTTTTATTACTGAAATGGTTATACTTGGCCTGTATTTTTCATCTGAACTTGATTGTCATAtatatcttttattgttttcataCACCCCATCGCATAATATTTGAAACAGTTTCTGGCATTAGATGCCTTAAAAATTTCTGCTGTGCTTAATTTTCTCGTCCGGAAAATTCATGTACCAATCAATTGAATATAGCTGTTCATATAACCCAAGATTTCTGTGATTTTATCATTCTGCATACCACTGTCATTATATAGGGGAAAAATCTATTTGAGATGACATTTGGGTGGTGATTTTGTTTGATCATTTTATGGAGAGAAGAAACATGTGGGCTTGGAATCATTTACCCTTGTTCTTTGGAATTTTAATATCTTTTGTGTTAGCATTTTGCGCTGtatacatattatattttatctcTCTCGCTCTCTGGATTGTAATCATGGTTTAACATCACACTTTTGTGTGGAAAA from the Primulina tabacum isolate GXHZ01 chromosome 8, ASM2559414v2, whole genome shotgun sequence genome contains:
- the LOC142552774 gene encoding uncharacterized protein LOC142552774, giving the protein MAAESMAAAVCSTLMTPQFTPPAKPFSRPFKTTHDPFSWKKGKLQRFRFSANLGGGDGEAKKDGKRKFITKDEEPEQYWQTAGEREGENPMSTPLPYIIIFGMSTPFVILAIAFAYGWIKVPVR